A part of Methanohalobium evestigatum Z-7303 genomic DNA contains:
- a CDS encoding lysylphosphatidylglycerol synthase transmembrane domain-containing protein — protein sequence MSKFKKWMKASLLISGISILLLLIVTVNSETIETVLKIKYEYIVLAVIMHIVAYFMWALRTKSMCQGIDYKIKFLSCVKIVTAGKFAASITPSSIGGEPLRIELLHQNELPIGRASAIVLGERFMDAFLILFSAPVALYILRDGFSDSSLDIVFIMGEFILMSVLLIMLYGLLRPENLKRIIRFIAIKLTKLLGKKREDQIYHVLKKIDSEFYNFHASLRMLLREGRTSLACGMLFTVFYWLFLFSILPVILMGLNLNPPVIITFAAQILLLIITAVPITPGASGVAELGATTLFSVFVVPSLIGITVITWRVLTYYMNLLVGGFVSIKIAKDTELINRLFG from the coding sequence ATGAGTAAATTTAAAAAATGGATGAAAGCTTCACTTTTAATAAGTGGTATATCTATTCTACTTCTTCTTATTGTCACTGTTAATTCTGAAACCATTGAAACCGTCCTCAAAATCAAATATGAATACATTGTACTGGCAGTTATAATGCATATAGTCGCATATTTTATGTGGGCTCTTCGTACAAAATCTATGTGTCAGGGTATTGATTATAAAATCAAATTTTTAAGTTGTGTTAAAATTGTGACAGCTGGTAAATTTGCAGCATCAATTACACCTTCATCAATAGGAGGCGAGCCTTTACGGATTGAATTACTGCACCAAAATGAATTGCCTATAGGACGTGCTTCTGCAATAGTTTTGGGAGAGCGGTTTATGGATGCATTTTTAATCCTTTTTTCTGCCCCTGTAGCTCTTTACATATTAAGAGACGGATTTTCGGATTCAAGTCTGGACATTGTTTTTATCATGGGTGAATTTATACTAATGTCTGTTCTTTTAATAATGTTATATGGCTTATTACGACCTGAAAATCTGAAACGCATTATACGTTTTATTGCTATCAAATTAACTAAATTATTGGGTAAAAAAAGAGAAGATCAAATCTACCATGTGCTCAAAAAAATTGATTCAGAATTTTATAATTTCCATGCAAGCCTCAGAATGCTGTTAAGAGAGGGTCGAACAAGTCTGGCTTGTGGTATGTTGTTTACAGTTTTTTACTGGTTATTTTTATTTTCCATATTACCAGTGATTCTTATGGGACTTAACCTGAACCCGCCTGTAATAATAACTTTCGCAGCCCAGATTTTGCTTTTGATTATCACAGCTGTTCCGATAACACCCGGTGCAAGTGGTGTCGCGGAACTGGGAGCTACCACCCTTTTTTCAGTTTTTGTTGTCCCATCTTTGATAGGTATCACTGTAATTACATGGCGGGTTTTAACCTATTATATGAACCTTTTAGTAGGCGGATTTGTAAGTATAAAAATCGCAAAGGATACCGAATTGATTAACAGGCTGTTTGGATGA
- a CDS encoding radical SAM protein, with protein sequence MKNFEAVIVDGYVDEPACFGVPPYLSPYPRYIAGALHECNIKKQNIHYTTIDQLRKLSSMKETIKQADTVIIIAGMTVPGKYLRASPITLNEIESVFKIASGSKILGGPIRLGFSKQGGESAKKLGINIEDVYIAKEDIESFVYDFLQNNQQIGNITHRQRTVEEIGRWAINGAFIHQQHPDYPYIICELETYRGCGRNTHCSFCTEPFYKESKYRPVEDVIFEVSELYNSGARYFRIGRQPDLFTYQSIENTNDISEPNPEAIEKLYRGIRDKAPDLQVLHMDNVNPATIARYPDKSRKILDIILKYHTTGDVCALGMESADPDVVSANNLKATPEEVLEAIKIINEKGGKCGYNGLPEILPGLNFVYGLKGETKKTFKNNYDFLKKVFDSGLLVRRINLRQVVTFPGTPIYGKDTVTKKHNKLFLNHKEKVREYIDKPMLRKLVPEGTILKNVLCEVHKDGFTFGRQLGSYPLLVGIPELLPENKFIDIMVTGHGHRSITGIPYPLRINEASLELISEIPGVGKNQAAEIYKNIPFKDKNDFMERVENGEKLINYISL encoded by the coding sequence ATGAAAAACTTTGAAGCTGTAATTGTTGATGGTTATGTAGATGAACCGGCATGTTTTGGTGTGCCACCCTACCTGTCACCCTATCCAAGGTACATAGCAGGAGCTTTACATGAATGTAATATTAAAAAACAAAACATTCATTACACTACTATAGACCAGTTACGCAAATTATCTTCCATGAAAGAAACCATCAAACAGGCTGATACTGTTATTATAATAGCAGGTATGACTGTACCCGGTAAATATCTTCGAGCTTCACCGATAACTCTTAATGAAATTGAGAGTGTATTTAAAATAGCATCAGGTTCCAAAATACTCGGCGGTCCTATTCGTCTGGGTTTTAGTAAACAGGGTGGGGAATCTGCTAAAAAACTTGGTATTAATATTGAGGATGTTTATATTGCTAAAGAGGATATTGAATCATTTGTATATGATTTTTTGCAAAATAACCAACAAATTGGAAACATAACCCACCGGCAAAGAACAGTGGAAGAAATTGGAAGATGGGCTATAAATGGTGCTTTTATTCACCAACAACATCCTGATTATCCTTATATCATTTGTGAACTGGAGACTTATCGGGGGTGTGGAAGAAACACTCATTGTTCATTCTGTACAGAACCGTTTTATAAAGAATCCAAATACAGACCTGTAGAAGACGTTATATTTGAAGTTTCAGAGCTTTACAATTCAGGTGCCAGATATTTCAGAATTGGTCGACAGCCTGATCTTTTCACCTATCAATCTATTGAAAACACTAATGATATATCTGAACCTAATCCAGAAGCCATTGAAAAACTTTACAGGGGCATAAGGGATAAAGCTCCTGATTTACAGGTTCTTCATATGGATAATGTAAACCCGGCTACTATAGCCAGATATCCTGATAAATCCCGCAAAATACTGGATATTATCTTGAAATATCATACAACCGGTGATGTATGTGCTCTCGGTATGGAGAGTGCTGACCCTGATGTAGTGTCTGCCAATAATCTTAAAGCAACACCGGAAGAAGTATTAGAAGCAATTAAAATTATTAATGAGAAAGGTGGTAAATGTGGATACAATGGGCTTCCAGAGATTCTACCGGGTTTGAATTTTGTTTACGGTCTCAAAGGAGAAACCAAAAAAACCTTCAAAAATAACTACGATTTCCTGAAAAAAGTGTTTGATTCCGGGTTGCTTGTAAGGCGAATAAACCTGAGACAAGTGGTTACCTTCCCAGGAACTCCTATATATGGTAAGGACACCGTCACAAAAAAACATAATAAACTATTTTTAAATCACAAGGAAAAAGTCAGAGAATATATTGACAAACCAATGCTTAGAAAACTTGTTCCAGAAGGTACAATACTTAAAAATGTGTTGTGTGAAGTCCATAAAGATGGTTTTACTTTCGGAAGACAATTGGGTTCATATCCGTTGCTTGTAGGTATTCCGGAATTGCTTCCAGAAAATAAATTTATAGATATAATGGTTACTGGTCATGGACACCGTTCAATCACTGGCATACCATATCCACTAAGGATTAATGAAGCATCACTGGAACTAATTAGTGAAATACCGGGTGTTGGGAAGAATCAGGCAGCTGAAATCTACAAAAATATTCCTTTCAAAGATAAAAATGATTTTATGGAAAGAGTGGAGAATGGTGAGAAATTAATAAACTATATTTCCCTTTGA
- the ilvD gene encoding dihydroxy-acid dehydratase: MRSNTIKKGMEHAPHRSLLKATGVTDSEMDKPFIAVVNSWNEIVPGHINLDKLGESVKAGIRNAGGVPFEFNTIGVCDGIAMGHEGMKYSLPSREAIADTIELMVQAHQLDGMVLIAACDKILPGHLMAAGRLNIPAIVVTGGPMLPGYVGDEYCDLVSVFEGIGSCRNDNISESQLKMIEDQSCSGAGSCAGLFTANTMSCLTEAMGMSLPGCGTAHAADAKKARIAKDSGERIVQMTKEDLTPRQIVTDETLNNAIRVDMAIGGSTNTVLHLPAIANEFGLELPIEKFDELSRQTPHLINLRPGGYNHMLDFDRAGGVQAILERIKPMLFLDVKTVTGKTLGENLEDFVVINPKTNKDIIATIDNPVHPEGGIAILKGSLAPEGSVIKQSAVNEDMLEHKGPARVYDSEEDAMCGILGGDVKSDDVVVIRYEGPKGGPGMREMLSPTSAIAGMGLDTVALVTDGRFSGGTRGPCIGHISPEAIDSGPIAYIQDGDEIEINIPERTLNLNISEEEMKKRKESFELSEKEVDSKYLTKYRKSVGSASKGGILQ; the protein is encoded by the coding sequence ATGAGAAGTAATACTATAAAAAAAGGAATGGAACATGCACCCCATCGTTCGCTTCTTAAAGCTACCGGTGTAACAGATTCCGAGATGGATAAACCGTTTATTGCTGTCGTAAATTCGTGGAATGAAATTGTTCCCGGACACATCAACCTTGACAAACTTGGTGAATCAGTAAAAGCAGGAATTAGAAACGCTGGAGGAGTACCTTTTGAGTTTAATACCATTGGTGTTTGTGACGGTATAGCAATGGGTCATGAAGGTATGAAATATTCCCTCCCAAGTCGTGAAGCTATTGCAGATACGATTGAACTCATGGTACAGGCACACCAGCTTGATGGTATGGTATTAATTGCAGCCTGTGACAAAATCCTTCCAGGTCACCTGATGGCTGCAGGACGTCTCAACATACCGGCAATTGTTGTCACCGGTGGTCCCATGTTACCGGGTTATGTTGGTGACGAATACTGTGACCTTGTATCTGTATTTGAAGGAATAGGTTCTTGCCGTAACGATAACATTTCAGAATCCCAGTTAAAAATGATAGAAGACCAGTCGTGCAGTGGAGCTGGTTCATGTGCCGGATTGTTTACTGCAAATACAATGTCCTGTTTAACAGAAGCAATGGGAATGAGCCTTCCGGGTTGTGGAACTGCTCATGCGGCAGATGCAAAGAAAGCACGTATTGCCAAAGATTCTGGTGAACGTATAGTCCAGATGACAAAAGAAGACCTTACACCACGTCAAATTGTAACCGATGAGACTCTTAATAATGCTATAAGGGTGGATATGGCAATAGGAGGAAGTACAAATACTGTTCTGCATCTTCCAGCAATAGCCAATGAGTTCGGATTGGAGTTACCTATTGAAAAATTCGATGAATTGAGCAGGCAAACACCTCATTTGATAAACCTGAGACCCGGTGGATACAACCACATGCTCGATTTTGACAGAGCAGGGGGAGTTCAGGCAATCCTTGAAAGGATAAAACCGATGCTATTCCTTGATGTTAAAACTGTTACTGGAAAAACACTTGGTGAAAACCTTGAGGACTTTGTTGTAATAAATCCGAAAACAAACAAAGATATCATAGCAACAATCGATAATCCTGTCCATCCAGAAGGCGGAATAGCAATTCTTAAAGGTTCTCTTGCACCAGAAGGTTCAGTAATTAAACAGTCAGCAGTAAATGAAGATATGCTTGAACACAAAGGTCCAGCAAGAGTTTATGATAGTGAAGAAGATGCTATGTGTGGTATACTGGGTGGAGATGTTAAATCAGATGATGTTGTTGTCATAAGATATGAAGGTCCAAAAGGAGGACCTGGAATGCGTGAAATGCTGTCTCCAACATCTGCAATAGCAGGTATGGGGCTTGATACAGTTGCACTGGTTACAGATGGACGTTTTTCAGGTGGAACAAGAGGACCATGTATAGGGCATATATCACCAGAAGCCATCGACAGTGGACCTATTGCATATATCCAGGATGGAGATGAAATCGAAATAAACATTCCAGAAAGAACTTTGAATCTTAATATCTCAGAGGAAGAGATGAAAAAGAGGAAAGAATCCTTTGAGTTATCCGAAAAAGAAGTAGATTCTAAATACCTTACAAAATACAGAAAATCAGTAGGTTCCGCAAGTAAAGGCGGAATCCTTCAATAA
- a CDS encoding 4Fe-4S dicluster domain-containing protein: MGEGIIPKRIKVANQARCIGCYSCMLACARTYYDTVSLKNSAIDIQTKGGIEEGFVSIVCHACIDPPCSRACPTGALTVRKGGGVILHNDLCEGCRYCVDACLIGAIHMDAYGKAVVCKHCGVCASYCPRDVLELRKVGDNGEEIMDTN; this comes from the coding sequence ATGGGGGAAGGTATAATTCCAAAAAGGATAAAAGTCGCCAATCAGGCTCGATGTATTGGATGTTACTCCTGTATGCTGGCATGTGCACGTACCTATTACGATACAGTTTCCCTGAAAAACAGTGCAATTGATATACAGACAAAAGGCGGTATAGAGGAGGGTTTTGTCTCCATAGTCTGTCATGCCTGTATAGATCCCCCTTGTTCCAGAGCATGCCCTACAGGTGCTCTCACTGTGAGAAAAGGTGGTGGAGTAATACTGCACAATGATTTGTGTGAAGGGTGTAGGTATTGTGTAGATGCATGCCTTATAGGTGCAATACATATGGATGCATACGGTAAAGCCGTTGTCTGTAAACACTGCGGTGTATGTGCTTCATACTGTCCCCGGGATGTGCTTGAATTAAGAAAAGTTGGGGATAACGGGGAAGAAATCATGGATACAAATTAA
- a CDS encoding aldehyde ferredoxin oxidoreductase family protein, whose translation MTDTVINSTSNVLYIDLTNETSKLVQRPDLFDRYIGGTGVATQLLDEGFREDKDALDTEAPIVFSIGPFSGIYPCCTKAVAMFRSPLTGELGESYAGGRIATAMRFAGYDSIVITGKAKRPVYLSLHDGNITFKDATSIWGLSSTVDVGKILRDAEPYSGRRSIIRIGPAGEKGVKYANVNVDTYRHFGRLGLGAVFGSKNLKAIVLSGNEELQVVDKKDYNKQYKQLYHKVVNTDLMEKYHDLGTTINVNVLNEINALPTRNFQQTYFEYAENISGENLGDNYLIRKLSCAGCPIGCIHVAMLKTLFSNSHDVEVSDIPYDYELVYALGTNLGLKEPEDVLELIDTCERQGVDIISMGVILAWATEMSMKEKISTDETMGVTLKWGDLNNFLRAVDLITKSPNEFYSALAEGVAVASEKYGGQDFAMHLGRLEVPGYHTGLGNVVGLTAGVRHSHHDNAGYSADQKAFKSDLSDEEIIDQLIAEDDVRGVLNSLVICLFARKVYTPDVIVDALKPLGIEKSEEELDRIGTEIFMKKYELKQKFGFNLDNVKLPKRFFETASTNGIIDKERVENALEIYKNKRGF comes from the coding sequence ATGACTGATACAGTTATAAACAGCACATCCAATGTACTTTATATAGACCTTACAAATGAAACATCTAAACTTGTACAAAGACCGGATCTGTTTGACAGATATATTGGAGGTACAGGTGTAGCAACACAACTACTTGACGAAGGTTTCAGAGAAGACAAAGATGCTCTTGACACAGAAGCACCTATTGTATTTAGCATCGGACCATTTTCTGGTATATATCCGTGTTGCACAAAAGCAGTGGCAATGTTTCGTTCTCCTTTAACCGGTGAACTGGGTGAATCATATGCAGGAGGCAGAATTGCCACAGCAATGAGGTTTGCAGGATATGATTCAATAGTTATTACCGGAAAAGCAAAACGTCCTGTTTATCTTTCTTTGCATGATGGCAATATTACATTCAAAGACGCCACATCTATATGGGGTCTTTCATCAACTGTAGATGTTGGAAAGATACTCAGAGATGCAGAACCTTATTCAGGGAGAAGAAGTATTATCCGCATCGGTCCCGCCGGTGAAAAAGGTGTTAAATACGCCAATGTAAATGTTGATACCTACCGTCATTTCGGTCGACTGGGTCTTGGTGCGGTTTTTGGCTCCAAAAACTTGAAAGCCATAGTATTATCAGGTAATGAAGAACTGCAGGTTGTAGATAAAAAAGACTACAATAAACAGTACAAGCAACTCTACCATAAAGTGGTGAACACTGACCTGATGGAAAAATATCATGATTTGGGAACTACTATCAATGTAAATGTTTTAAACGAAATCAACGCACTGCCAACCAGAAACTTCCAGCAAACATATTTTGAATATGCAGAGAACATATCCGGTGAAAATTTAGGAGATAATTACCTAATAAGAAAACTTTCCTGTGCTGGTTGTCCCATTGGATGCATACATGTTGCAATGCTGAAAACGTTGTTTTCAAATTCTCATGATGTAGAAGTTTCTGATATACCATATGATTATGAGCTTGTATATGCACTCGGTACAAATCTGGGACTTAAAGAACCAGAAGATGTACTTGAATTAATTGATACATGTGAACGTCAGGGTGTTGACATTATAAGCATGGGTGTTATTCTTGCATGGGCTACAGAAATGTCGATGAAAGAAAAAATCTCTACCGATGAAACCATGGGTGTAACATTAAAATGGGGAGATCTTAATAATTTCCTTCGTGCTGTTGACTTGATAACAAAATCCCCGAATGAATTTTACTCTGCACTTGCAGAAGGTGTAGCTGTTGCATCGGAAAAATATGGCGGTCAGGATTTTGCAATGCATCTTGGAAGGCTGGAAGTCCCAGGATATCATACGGGACTGGGTAATGTTGTAGGACTTACAGCTGGCGTACGCCATTCCCATCATGATAATGCAGGATATAGTGCAGACCAGAAGGCGTTTAAGAGTGATCTATCGGATGAAGAGATTATCGACCAGTTGATAGCCGAAGATGATGTAAGGGGAGTTCTCAATTCACTTGTTATCTGTCTGTTTGCACGCAAAGTCTATACCCCTGATGTCATTGTTGATGCACTTAAACCACTTGGCATTGAAAAATCGGAAGAAGAACTTGACAGAATTGGAACTGAGATATTTATGAAAAAATACGAGCTTAAACAAAAATTTGGATTTAACCTTGATAATGTCAAACTTCCGAAACGTTTCTTTGAAACCGCGTCTACCAACGGAATAATTGATAAAGAAAGAGTTGAAAACGCTCTGGAAATATACAAAAACAAAAGAGGATTTTAA
- the mtrH gene encoding tetrahydromethanopterin S-methyltransferase subunit H, translated as MFKFRKEQEIVNIAGVKVGGQPGELPTVLAGTIFYRGHKIIKNESRGTFDKNAAETLVNIQETNSDETGNPHMLHIYGTTPENVCNYIDFISEITDAPFIIDSSETEVRKKALEYVTEVGLSDKTIYNSVNMSISKDEEQALKNSDVFSSIILGFNAIDSSMEGRMKILENGGGAIDRGLLEIAEDCGISNIMVDPSITPMGNGAGIALRMTANVKAKWGYPTGSGIHNAPSSWNWLKEQGKKDPLVYRMCDISSTCMQQMATGDFVLYGPIENAPYTFPVAAMGDIMVSEASAGIGTDLGQPSNHPINRLL; from the coding sequence ATGTTTAAATTCAGAAAAGAACAGGAAATTGTCAATATCGCAGGTGTAAAGGTCGGGGGACAACCCGGAGAGTTGCCCACTGTACTTGCAGGTACCATTTTTTACCGCGGACATAAAATAATAAAAAACGAATCCAGAGGGACTTTTGATAAAAACGCTGCTGAAACACTTGTAAATATCCAGGAAACCAATTCTGATGAGACTGGAAATCCTCACATGTTGCATATCTATGGAACAACTCCTGAAAATGTATGCAATTATATAGATTTTATATCTGAAATTACTGATGCACCGTTTATCATCGATTCATCAGAAACAGAAGTGCGTAAAAAAGCATTAGAATACGTTACAGAAGTTGGACTTTCAGACAAGACCATTTACAATTCCGTTAATATGAGTATTTCAAAAGATGAAGAGCAGGCACTTAAAAACTCGGATGTATTCAGTTCTATAATACTTGGTTTTAATGCAATAGATTCTTCAATGGAAGGACGTATGAAAATACTTGAAAACGGTGGCGGAGCTATTGACAGAGGTTTGCTGGAAATTGCAGAGGATTGTGGTATATCCAATATAATGGTTGACCCAAGTATCACACCTATGGGTAATGGTGCTGGTATTGCTTTACGTATGACAGCAAATGTAAAGGCAAAATGGGGTTATCCTACAGGTTCAGGGATACATAACGCACCTTCTTCATGGAACTGGCTCAAAGAACAAGGGAAAAAAGACCCTCTTGTATATAGAATGTGTGATATCAGTTCCACCTGTATGCAGCAGATGGCAACAGGTGATTTTGTTCTCTATGGTCCAATTGAAAATGCACCATATACATTCCCTGTAGCAGCAATGGGCGATATCATGGTATCAGAAGCATCCGCAGGTATAGGTACGGATTTGGGACAGCCCAGCAATCATCCGATAAATCGTCTGTTATAA
- a CDS encoding PrsW family intramembrane metalloprotease: MHTITLIIILAYAPSLALLWYFYHKDKYEPEPKRYVILTFIYGALNSVIIAMFFEQLLFQFIPRTIFSIAIVAGVVEEITKGYIIRIPYKAKQMDGIMDGVVYGVAAGLGFAATENLLYGFGFGVGISVQRALLTPIAHGVWTATIGVGYGLKAENKLKLPLIYFFFAAISLHFLWNYFALLSRDIPILFSVVILLILFNIAIISYFVNAGLKEDRIKYGFSGK; the protein is encoded by the coding sequence ATGCACACTATCACATTAATAATAATACTTGCCTATGCACCCAGTCTGGCTCTTTTGTGGTATTTTTATCACAAAGATAAGTATGAGCCAGAACCCAAAAGATACGTGATTTTGACCTTTATATACGGTGCTCTTAATTCGGTAATCATCGCCATGTTTTTTGAACAATTGTTGTTCCAGTTTATACCCAGAACCATTTTTTCCATAGCAATAGTAGCAGGTGTTGTAGAAGAGATTACAAAGGGATACATTATACGGATACCCTATAAAGCAAAGCAAATGGATGGTATAATGGATGGGGTAGTATATGGTGTTGCAGCAGGCCTTGGATTTGCTGCTACCGAGAACCTGTTGTATGGTTTTGGGTTTGGTGTAGGTATATCCGTCCAGAGAGCACTGTTAACACCTATTGCTCATGGTGTATGGACTGCAACTATAGGTGTAGGTTATGGACTTAAAGCAGAAAACAAATTGAAACTACCACTTATTTACTTTTTCTTTGCTGCTATATCCCTACACTTTTTATGGAATTACTTTGCGTTGCTGTCAAGAGACATACCAATTTTGTTTTCGGTTGTAATACTTTTGATTCTGTTTAATATTGCTATCATTTCCTATTTTGTAAATGCCGGTTTGAAAGAAGACCGCATTAAGTATGGTTTTTCAGGAAAATAA
- a CDS encoding tetrahydromethanopterin S-methyltransferase subunit A, with protein MVILKRIADDWPVVKGDYTVGNPESRIVVVTLASSIESNPEACLWGTCKTENLGAEKLITNIVSNSNIRFVLLCGGESRGHLSGHTILKLHKNGVDGKGRIIGSEGAIPFVENIPRIAIQRFRNQVEVIDCIGETDSEVLGNIVDTYKDKRDAYNEEPVLVTSKSRKKKTLPPVSSDNGDMFISDEFVIDTETGMIFKA; from the coding sequence GTGGTTATCTTAAAACGAATTGCTGATGATTGGCCGGTTGTAAAAGGTGATTACACTGTAGGCAACCCTGAATCAAGGATAGTAGTTGTTACACTTGCCAGTTCAATAGAATCAAACCCTGAAGCATGTTTATGGGGTACATGCAAAACCGAAAATCTGGGAGCTGAAAAATTAATCACTAATATAGTCTCCAATTCCAACATTAGATTTGTTCTGTTATGTGGTGGCGAGTCCAGAGGACATCTATCGGGACATACTATTTTGAAACTACACAAAAACGGTGTTGATGGGAAGGGGAGAATCATCGGTTCAGAAGGGGCTATTCCATTTGTAGAAAATATTCCTCGAATAGCCATCCAGCGTTTTCGGAATCAGGTAGAAGTGATTGATTGTATAGGTGAAACCGATTCAGAGGTTTTAGGAAATATTGTTGATACTTATAAAGATAAACGAGACGCTTATAATGAAGAACCTGTCCTTGTAACATCAAAAAGTAGAAAGAAAAAAACACTTCCACCAGTATCATCTGATAATGGTGATATGTTTATTTCGGATGAATTTGTAATAGATACAGAAACAGGAATGATTTTTAAGGCTTAA
- the mtxX gene encoding methanogenesis marker protein Mmp4/MtxX gives MMFNDSSILNIVEKKAIENKARVAIGINFLSTEILDSLKKAQDRGYANIVIVGCKKDIENLDSESNIEIVDTDNPEKSICELLASNDVDAAVRGNIKASKVLDYLKTLMDAEKLYRIALLQTNMGRPFFFAPVGIDEGNDLASKIEHVKKSIEHIRRFDIDPEVGILSGGRSGDIGRNNKVDRTLADAEFITRYLLGNGINATNHNILIENAVKESDFVYAPDGITGNLIFRTLVYLCGGEGIGAPVLTDEYVFVDTSRARKDFTKAIMIASALTSIKTK, from the coding sequence ATGATGTTTAATGACAGCTCGATATTAAACATAGTAGAAAAGAAAGCTATCGAAAACAAAGCACGAGTTGCGATTGGGATAAATTTCCTTTCTACAGAAATACTGGATAGTCTTAAAAAAGCACAGGATAGAGGTTATGCAAATATTGTAATTGTAGGCTGCAAAAAGGATATTGAAAACCTCGATTCTGAATCCAACATAGAAATTGTAGATACTGATAACCCTGAAAAATCAATCTGTGAACTTCTCGCATCCAATGATGTAGATGCCGCTGTAAGAGGAAATATAAAAGCATCAAAAGTACTGGATTATCTGAAAACATTAATGGATGCGGAAAAATTGTATCGTATAGCATTACTTCAAACAAATATGGGCAGACCTTTTTTCTTTGCTCCAGTAGGTATTGATGAAGGAAATGATCTGGCATCAAAAATTGAACATGTAAAAAAAAGTATTGAGCATATACGCAGATTTGATATTGACCCTGAAGTTGGAATCTTATCAGGTGGCAGGTCAGGAGACATCGGGCGCAACAATAAGGTTGATAGAACACTTGCAGATGCAGAATTTATAACTAGGTATTTACTGGGCAACGGAATTAATGCCACGAATCATAATATACTGATAGAAAACGCTGTTAAAGAATCTGATTTTGTCTATGCTCCAGATGGTATCACAGGAAATCTGATTTTTAGAACACTTGTATATCTATGTGGAGGGGAAGGTATAGGAGCTCCAGTACTTACCGATGAATATGTCTTTGTGGACACATCAAGGGCAAGGAAAGATTTCACTAAAGCCATTATGATTGCCAGTGCATTAACATCAATTAAAACGAAATGA